The following are encoded together in the Desulfococcus multivorans genome:
- a CDS encoding MBL fold metallo-hydrolase, whose product MVEEIASNLFRLRIPLPETPLKYLNAYLVRSPERNLLIDTGLNHEACLTAMEDGLRRIGADLNRTDIFITHLHADHFALVSKLAAENTRVLFNRPDTEIIESWKGFDAMIAYGGRQGFPKDLLKKALDAHPGSKFGTDWVPGINILDDGQELTCGDYRFACLETPGHTPGHMCLYEADKKILVAGDHILIDITPNIQCWSDQGNPLKSYLASLKKVYTLDVDLVLPGHRRLFSDHRRRIDELTAHHEERLSEVTKILDGSPLSAFETASRMTWDIKADTWAEYPVAQQWFATGEAISHLRYLEADGRIKRIVDDGLTRYALV is encoded by the coding sequence ATGGTTGAAGAAATAGCGTCGAATCTGTTCCGTCTTCGCATCCCCCTGCCCGAAACCCCCTTGAAATACCTGAATGCCTATCTTGTCCGCTCACCGGAAAGAAATCTGCTGATCGATACCGGCCTGAACCATGAGGCGTGCCTCACGGCCATGGAGGACGGATTGCGCCGTATCGGGGCGGATTTGAACCGGACGGATATCTTCATCACCCATCTGCATGCAGACCATTTCGCCCTGGTGTCGAAATTGGCCGCTGAAAACACCCGGGTTTTGTTCAATCGTCCGGATACGGAAATCATCGAATCATGGAAAGGGTTCGATGCGATGATTGCCTACGGCGGCAGGCAGGGCTTTCCGAAGGATCTCCTGAAAAAAGCCTTGGATGCCCATCCGGGCAGTAAGTTTGGAACCGATTGGGTGCCGGGCATCAACATTCTCGATGACGGTCAGGAGCTTACCTGTGGCGACTATCGCTTTGCCTGCCTTGAAACGCCGGGGCACACCCCCGGGCACATGTGCCTGTACGAGGCCGACAAAAAAATTCTCGTGGCCGGCGATCATATTCTCATTGATATCACGCCGAATATTCAATGCTGGTCGGACCAGGGCAATCCCTTGAAAAGCTACCTCGCCAGTTTGAAGAAGGTTTACACGCTGGATGTCGATCTGGTTTTGCCCGGGCATCGACGCCTTTTCAGCGACCATCGACGTCGCATTGACGAACTGACGGCGCATCATGAAGAGCGACTGTCCGAAGTGACAAAAATTCTTGACGGAAGCCCTTTGAGCGCCTTTGAAACCGCATCGAGAATGACATGGGATATCAAAGCCGACACCTGGGCGGAATACCCGGTAGCCCAGCAGTGGTTTGCCACGGGTGAGGCAATATCCCACCTCAGATATCTGGAGGCCGACGGACGGATTAAACGCATCGTTGACGACGGCCTCACACGATATGCTCTTGTTTGA